A genomic segment from Bradyrhizobium diazoefficiens USDA 110 encodes:
- a CDS encoding bifunctional salicylyl-CoA 5-hydroxylase/oxidoreductase — MRIVCIGGGPAGLYLGLLMKRRHPDHVITVVERNKPYDTFGWGVVFSDAMMSAMRLADPESATEIEDAFNHWDDIELVFKGTRQRTTGHGFIGIGRKHLLNILQRRCEALGVELVFERDVESDLEFPEADLIVACDGVNSRIRARYAEQFQPDMVIRPNRYIWLGTKKAFDAFTFDFQRTEHGWFQAHIYKFDAETSTFIVETTEEAYNAHGLGELDQQASIDFCEKIFAETLDGAKLLTNARHLRGSAWLNFSRLICGKWSVFNGKSHVVLMGDAAHTAHFAIGSGTKLALDDAIELANQFDRHGHGRAGIETVLEAYEEVRRVDVARIQNAARNAMEWFEVVGRRYADTLEPPQFFYSMLTRSQRISHENLRLRDRTWLEGFERWFAARSGIAVKDGERVLPPMLTPHRVRGLSLANRIMVSPMAMYSAEDGLINDFHIAHLGARAMGGAALIFAEMTCVSPDARITPGCLGLWNDAQEAQWRRLVGLIHSLGHAKVGIQLGHAGRKGATRVPWEGIDQPLESGEWPLISASALPYLPHSQLPRAMDRSDMDRVRDDFVAATHRAASAGVEWLELHCAHGYLLSSFLSPLTNRRTDEYGGSHENRARFPLEVFKAMRAAWPSDRPMSVRLSCHDWTEGGNTPADAAIFAAMFKEAGADVIDCSSGQVWKEERPIYGRLFQTPFADLIRNEVGIETIAVGAISEADHANSILAAGRADLCAIARPHLADPAWTLHEAARIGITSVNWPKQYLSAKGQYESNLARAAAASAQ, encoded by the coding sequence ATGCGCATAGTCTGTATCGGCGGCGGCCCGGCGGGTCTCTATCTGGGCCTGCTGATGAAGCGCCGGCATCCGGATCACGTCATCACCGTCGTCGAGCGCAACAAGCCCTACGATACGTTCGGCTGGGGGGTCGTGTTCTCCGATGCCATGATGTCGGCGATGCGCCTTGCCGACCCCGAGAGCGCGACCGAGATCGAGGACGCTTTCAATCACTGGGACGATATCGAGCTCGTCTTCAAGGGCACGCGCCAGCGCACGACCGGCCATGGCTTCATCGGCATCGGGCGCAAGCATCTGCTCAATATTCTTCAGAGGCGCTGCGAGGCGCTGGGTGTCGAGCTCGTCTTCGAGCGCGACGTCGAGTCCGATCTCGAATTTCCCGAGGCCGACCTGATCGTCGCCTGCGACGGCGTCAATTCCAGAATCCGCGCGCGCTATGCCGAGCAATTCCAGCCCGACATGGTGATCCGGCCGAACCGCTACATCTGGCTCGGCACCAAGAAGGCGTTCGACGCCTTCACGTTCGATTTTCAGAGGACCGAGCACGGCTGGTTCCAGGCGCACATCTACAAGTTTGACGCGGAGACCTCGACCTTCATCGTCGAGACCACGGAAGAAGCCTACAATGCCCACGGGCTTGGCGAGCTCGATCAGCAGGCCTCGATCGATTTCTGCGAAAAGATCTTCGCCGAGACGCTCGATGGCGCGAAGCTCCTGACCAACGCCCGCCATCTGCGCGGCTCGGCCTGGCTCAATTTCAGCCGCCTGATCTGCGGCAAATGGAGCGTGTTCAACGGCAAGTCTCATGTCGTGCTGATGGGAGACGCCGCGCACACCGCGCATTTCGCGATCGGGTCGGGCACCAAGCTCGCGCTCGACGACGCCATCGAGCTCGCCAATCAGTTCGATCGCCACGGTCACGGCCGCGCCGGCATCGAAACCGTGCTGGAAGCGTATGAGGAGGTGCGCCGCGTCGACGTGGCGCGCATCCAGAACGCGGCGCGCAACGCCATGGAGTGGTTTGAGGTGGTCGGCCGGCGCTATGCCGATACGCTCGAGCCGCCGCAATTCTTCTATTCGATGCTGACGCGCTCCCAGCGCATCAGCCACGAAAACCTTCGTTTGCGCGACCGCACCTGGCTGGAAGGTTTTGAGCGCTGGTTCGCCGCGCGCTCGGGCATCGCTGTCAAGGACGGCGAGCGGGTGCTGCCGCCGATGCTGACGCCGCACCGCGTGCGCGGCCTTTCGCTCGCGAACCGCATCATGGTGTCGCCAATGGCGATGTATTCGGCTGAGGACGGTCTCATCAACGACTTCCACATCGCCCATCTCGGCGCGCGCGCCATGGGTGGCGCTGCGCTGATCTTTGCCGAGATGACCTGCGTTTCGCCGGATGCGCGGATCACGCCGGGTTGCCTCGGGCTCTGGAACGATGCGCAAGAGGCGCAGTGGCGCCGACTGGTTGGCCTGATCCACAGCCTGGGACACGCCAAGGTCGGAATCCAGCTCGGCCATGCCGGGCGCAAGGGCGCGACTAGAGTGCCATGGGAAGGGATCGATCAACCCCTTGAATCCGGTGAATGGCCTCTGATCTCCGCGTCGGCCTTGCCGTATCTGCCCCACAGCCAGTTGCCGCGCGCCATGGACCGCAGCGACATGGACCGCGTGCGCGACGATTTCGTCGCGGCAACACATCGTGCGGCGTCGGCCGGCGTCGAGTGGCTCGAGCTCCATTGCGCCCACGGCTATCTGCTGTCGAGCTTCCTGTCGCCGCTGACCAACCGGCGCACGGACGAATACGGTGGCAGCCACGAGAACCGTGCGCGCTTTCCGCTCGAGGTGTTCAAGGCGATGCGCGCGGCGTGGCCGTCCGATCGGCCGATGTCGGTGCGCCTGTCCTGCCATGACTGGACCGAAGGCGGCAACACTCCGGCCGATGCGGCGATCTTCGCCGCGATGTTCAAGGAGGCGGGTGCGGACGTGATCGATTGTTCGTCGGGGCAGGTCTGGAAGGAAGAGCGGCCGATCTATGGACGCCTGTTCCAGACGCCGTTCGCCGACCTGATCCGCAACGAAGTCGGCATCGAGACCATTGCAGTCGGCGCGATCTCCGAGGCCGATCACGCCAACTCGATCCTCGCGGCCGGCCGCGCCGACCTCTGCGCCATTGCGCGGCCGCATCTGGCCGACCCGGCCTGGACGTTGCACGAAGCCGCGCGCATCGGCATCACGTCGGTCAATTGGCCGAAGCAGTATCTGTCCGCCAAGGGGCAATACGAAAGCAATCTGGCGCGCGCCGCGGCAGCTAGCGCGCAGTGA
- a CDS encoding RidA family protein, with product MSVTRQPGAAARDMANGLQVLQPGGWPQPKGYANGMMADGRFVVTGGVVGWDVSGRFGDGFVAQVRQALENVVAILAEGGARPDHLVRLTWYVVDMDEYVSNLKALGKAYREVIGTHYPSMALVQVVRLVEPAARVEIEATAVVPR from the coding sequence ATGAGTGTGACGAGACAGCCGGGCGCAGCGGCGCGCGACATGGCGAACGGTTTGCAGGTGCTCCAGCCCGGTGGCTGGCCGCAGCCAAAGGGATATGCGAACGGCATGATGGCCGACGGGCGCTTCGTCGTGACCGGCGGCGTCGTCGGCTGGGACGTTTCAGGCCGGTTTGGCGATGGATTTGTTGCGCAGGTCCGCCAGGCGCTCGAGAACGTCGTCGCGATCCTGGCCGAAGGCGGCGCAAGGCCGGATCATCTGGTTCGTCTGACCTGGTATGTCGTGGACATGGACGAATACGTCTCCAATCTCAAGGCGCTCGGCAAAGCCTATCGCGAGGTGATCGGCACCCACTATCCGAGCATGGCGCTCGTTCAGGTCGTGCGCCTTGTCGAGCCGGCAGCGCGCGTCGAGATTGAAGCGACGGCTGTCGTTCCGCGCTGA
- a CDS encoding ATP-dependent acyl-CoA ligase, whose translation MIVAENEGPANAGAAAGRENATPAWARAVTSFPPSERILSTILTRQAERYGDRVLLVAGETRWTFAQTAAIAAAAAQALVDAGIKPGDRVALMCSNRPEFLQVYLGCAWLGAIAVPINTALRGFQLSHIFRNSRPALLVVEAQFVAAIESVEAGVELPPRTWIVGAAGGAVDAGLSALPLPALGAAAPAGAVRPGDTVAILYTSGTTGPAKGVCCPQAQLFWWGIYSARALGIREGDVLFTTLPLFHTNALNAFYQALLNGCTYVLEPKFSASGFWAAAQRHNSTVGYLLGAMASMLLAQPKNANDSAHRLRVALGGGVPPQIHAPFLERFGVPLVDGYGSTETNFVFAGTIPSDRPGTMGYLADGIEARIVDENDSALPDGQAGELVLRASEPFAFATGYFGMPEKTIEAWRNLWFHSGDRVVRDADGHYRFIDRMKDSIRRRGENVSSWEVEQTIQSHPAVAACAIYPLPSELGEDEVAVAVLLEPGQSLEPVDVVKHCEGQIAYFAIPRYVRILSQMPLTENGKIKKGVLCEAGVTADTWDREAAGVRLRR comes from the coding sequence ATGATCGTGGCGGAAAACGAGGGGCCGGCGAACGCCGGCGCAGCGGCCGGACGGGAGAACGCGACGCCGGCCTGGGCGCGCGCGGTGACGTCGTTTCCACCGTCGGAGCGGATCCTTTCCACCATCCTCACGCGGCAGGCGGAACGCTATGGCGATCGCGTCCTGCTGGTCGCGGGCGAGACGCGCTGGACCTTTGCGCAGACCGCGGCGATCGCGGCCGCGGCGGCCCAGGCGCTCGTCGATGCGGGGATCAAGCCGGGCGATCGGGTCGCGCTGATGTGTTCGAACCGTCCGGAGTTTTTACAGGTCTACCTCGGCTGTGCGTGGCTCGGGGCCATCGCGGTCCCGATCAATACAGCGCTCCGCGGCTTCCAGCTCTCCCACATCTTCCGCAACTCGCGTCCCGCGCTCCTTGTCGTCGAGGCTCAGTTCGTTGCCGCGATCGAGAGTGTCGAGGCAGGTGTCGAGCTGCCGCCTCGGACCTGGATCGTCGGAGCTGCCGGCGGGGCGGTCGATGCCGGGCTTTCCGCGTTGCCATTGCCGGCTCTCGGAGCCGCGGCCCCGGCGGGCGCCGTGCGCCCCGGCGACACCGTTGCGATCCTCTACACATCCGGCACCACGGGGCCCGCAAAGGGCGTGTGTTGTCCGCAGGCGCAACTGTTCTGGTGGGGCATCTATTCGGCGCGGGCGCTCGGCATCCGCGAGGGCGATGTGCTGTTCACGACGCTGCCGCTGTTCCACACCAACGCGCTGAATGCGTTCTATCAGGCGCTCCTGAACGGATGCACCTATGTGCTGGAGCCGAAGTTCTCCGCCTCCGGCTTCTGGGCCGCCGCGCAACGGCACAATTCGACGGTCGGCTATCTGCTCGGTGCGATGGCATCGATGCTTCTGGCGCAGCCGAAGAATGCGAACGATTCGGCGCATCGTCTTCGCGTTGCGCTTGGCGGCGGTGTGCCGCCGCAAATCCACGCGCCGTTCCTCGAGCGATTTGGCGTGCCGCTGGTCGACGGCTATGGCTCGACCGAGACCAATTTCGTGTTCGCCGGCACGATCCCGTCCGATCGTCCGGGAACGATGGGCTATCTGGCCGACGGCATCGAAGCGCGGATCGTCGACGAGAATGATTCAGCGCTTCCCGATGGACAGGCCGGGGAGCTCGTGCTTCGCGCAAGCGAACCCTTTGCTTTCGCCACCGGCTATTTCGGCATGCCGGAGAAGACGATCGAGGCCTGGCGCAATCTGTGGTTCCACTCGGGTGATCGGGTCGTTCGCGATGCCGACGGACATTATCGCTTCATTGACCGCATGAAGGATTCGATCCGCAGGCGTGGCGAGAACGTATCTTCGTGGGAGGTCGAGCAGACCATCCAGTCCCATCCCGCGGTCGCCGCTTGCGCGATCTACCCGCTGCCGTCGGAATTGGGAGAGGACGAGGTTGCGGTTGCGGTCCTGCTGGAACCGGGCCAGTCGCTGGAGCCCGTCGACGTCGTCAAGCATTGCGAAGGGCAGATCGCCTATTTCGCCATCCCGCGCTATGTGCGCATTCTGAGCCAGATGCCGTTGACGGAGAACGGCAAGATCAAGAAGGGCGTGCTGTGCGAAGCGGGCGTCACCGCGGACACATGGGATCGCGAGGCAGCCGGAGTAAGGTTGCGACGCTGA
- a CDS encoding ABC transporter substrate-binding protein, protein MNLIKSLLASTALLLAVPHIAQADILVGFVTGLSGPVSSIGIPNAKGIAAGQAYIGEIGGEKIRVIQLDDGSDPTSSARNARKLVEQEKVDVLIGTSGAPQTLAMATAAIEMKIPMIAVSPIAPVPPGEGGPWVVQTPQPTPLLLQGIVDNMKAKGLRSVAFIGFSDALGDLFYDSLVQAAKSADIKVIANERYARSDSSVTAQVLRAIAARPDAIMLGGTGTPGALPVIALSERGYKGPLYGNHGMISADFLRLAGKAANGIICPTGPVTAAEQLPASNPIQKVALDFRAAFEKANGEAPTDSFSSYSFDGWLVFADAAKRAMATGAKPGSPEFRTALRQALFTTKEVVGTQGVYTYTPADRHGVDDRSRILVQIEDGKYKLLP, encoded by the coding sequence ATGAACTTGATCAAGAGTCTGCTGGCCTCCACTGCGTTGCTTCTTGCCGTCCCGCACATTGCGCAAGCCGATATTCTCGTCGGCTTCGTCACCGGTCTCAGTGGGCCGGTGTCGTCGATTGGGATTCCGAACGCGAAGGGGATCGCGGCGGGCCAGGCCTATATCGGCGAGATCGGCGGCGAGAAGATTCGGGTCATCCAGCTCGATGACGGCTCCGATCCGACGTCGTCGGCGCGCAATGCCCGCAAACTCGTCGAGCAGGAAAAAGTCGATGTCCTCATTGGCACGTCCGGTGCGCCCCAGACGCTCGCAATGGCGACTGCGGCTATCGAGATGAAGATTCCGATGATCGCGGTGTCCCCGATCGCGCCGGTGCCGCCGGGCGAGGGCGGTCCCTGGGTCGTGCAGACGCCGCAACCGACGCCGCTGCTGTTGCAGGGCATCGTCGACAACATGAAGGCGAAGGGATTGAGGAGCGTCGCCTTCATCGGCTTCTCCGACGCGTTAGGTGACCTCTTCTACGATTCCCTGGTGCAGGCCGCCAAGTCGGCGGACATCAAGGTGATCGCCAATGAGCGCTACGCGCGTTCGGACTCTTCGGTCACGGCCCAGGTGCTGCGCGCGATCGCCGCGCGTCCCGATGCGATCATGCTGGGTGGAACGGGAACGCCCGGTGCGCTGCCGGTCATCGCGCTGTCCGAGCGCGGCTACAAGGGGCCGCTCTACGGCAATCACGGCATGATCAGTGCCGATTTCCTCCGTCTTGCCGGCAAGGCCGCCAACGGCATCATCTGTCCGACCGGACCGGTGACCGCGGCGGAGCAGCTTCCTGCCAGCAATCCGATTCAGAAGGTTGCGCTGGATTTCCGTGCGGCCTTCGAGAAGGCCAACGGCGAGGCGCCGACGGATTCATTCTCGTCCTATTCCTTCGACGGCTGGCTGGTGTTCGCCGATGCCGCCAAGCGTGCGATGGCAACCGGCGCCAAGCCCGGCTCGCCGGAATTTCGGACCGCGCTTCGTCAGGCGCTGTTCACGACCAAGGAGGTCGTGGGGACGCAGGGCGTCTACACCTACACGCCGGCTGATCGGCATGGCGTCGACGATCGCTCGCGCATCCTGGTCCAGATCGAGGACGGCAAATACAAGCTGTTGCCCTGA
- a CDS encoding acyl-CoA dehydrogenase family protein produces the protein MSAVAKVIKRDWLDWPFFEPRHHTIGERLDRFVQSGALETIDHRDVDGACRKLVRAMGEAGLLDCAVAAPDGDATTIDSRSICLSRESLAYADGLADFAFAMQGLGSGAIALGGSAELRKAVLPKVRSGEWLAAFALSEKEAGSDVAAMSCAARADGDDYVIDGEKTWISNGGIADVYTLFARTGEAPGARGISAFVVFPDDPGFGIADRIDVIAPHPLATLRFANCRIPASRRLGAPGGGFKLAMQTLDIFRASVAAAALGFARRALDEALSHARSRRMFGATLGDLQLTQAALGDMATDTDAAALLTYRAAWRRDAQKLPTTREAAMAKLTATETAQRVIDRAVQMFGGRGVRKGEVVESLYREIRALRIYEGATEVQKLIVARDLLKSR, from the coding sequence ATGAGCGCCGTGGCAAAGGTCATCAAGCGCGACTGGCTGGACTGGCCGTTTTTCGAACCGCGCCATCACACGATCGGCGAGCGGCTCGACCGCTTCGTGCAGTCGGGGGCGCTCGAGACAATCGATCATCGCGATGTCGATGGCGCCTGCCGCAAGCTCGTGCGCGCGATGGGCGAGGCGGGCCTGCTCGATTGCGCGGTCGCGGCGCCCGACGGCGATGCGACGACGATCGATTCCCGCTCGATCTGCCTGTCGCGCGAGTCGCTCGCCTATGCCGACGGCCTTGCCGATTTCGCCTTCGCCATGCAGGGGCTCGGCTCCGGTGCGATCGCGCTCGGCGGTTCGGCCGAGCTGCGCAAGGCCGTGCTGCCGAAGGTTCGCTCCGGCGAATGGCTTGCGGCCTTCGCGCTGTCCGAGAAGGAGGCGGGATCGGATGTCGCGGCGATGTCCTGCGCGGCGCGCGCCGACGGCGACGACTACGTCATCGACGGCGAGAAGACCTGGATCTCCAACGGCGGCATTGCCGACGTCTACACGCTGTTCGCCCGAACGGGCGAGGCGCCGGGCGCCCGCGGCATCTCGGCTTTCGTCGTCTTTCCCGATGATCCTGGTTTCGGTATCGCCGACCGCATCGACGTCATCGCGCCGCATCCGCTGGCGACGTTGCGCTTTGCCAATTGCCGGATCCCGGCGAGCCGTCGCCTCGGCGCGCCGGGCGGCGGGTTCAAGCTGGCGATGCAGACGCTGGACATTTTTCGCGCGTCGGTCGCGGCCGCGGCCCTCGGCTTCGCCCGGCGGGCGCTCGACGAGGCGCTGTCGCACGCGCGCAGCCGACGCATGTTCGGCGCGACGCTGGGAGATCTCCAATTGACCCAGGCCGCGCTCGGCGACATGGCAACCGACACCGACGCTGCCGCGCTCCTGACCTATCGCGCAGCCTGGCGCCGCGATGCCCAGAAGCTTCCGACGACGCGCGAAGCGGCCATGGCGAAGCTGACGGCGACCGAGACCGCACAGCGCGTCATCGACCGCGCGGTCCAGATGTTCGGCGGACGCGGCGTGCGCAAGGGTGAGGTGGTCGAAAGCCTCTACCGCGAAATCCGGGCGTTGCGCATCTACGAGGGCGCGACCGAGGTTCAGAAACTGATTGTGGCGCGCGATTTACTGAAATCGCGCTGA
- a CDS encoding LLM class flavin-dependent oxidoreductase yields the protein MEFGVFILAQQRGYHQSSQQVINNAVEQTVAAEQAGFDTAWYAEHHFNNYSLCPSPLMMVAHCAGLTKRIRLGSAVCVLPLYHPARLLGEIGFADTVSNGRLDLGIGSGYQKFEFDRFGVDLEHSHALFAEFYDVLHAGMQQRIFSYSGEHLKMPPTAIAVRTVQKPMPPIWVTSGHGETLGRAIRDNHNLFVTALLNGLDAIKALRERLEGIAANEGRSIDDTRFGFLRCAYASDNDSEIQSYLDNARFQRRLSESLKFRRAQSDDGYLIKEEAGPNDMSLETMRDNLPVGSVNQVIDRMLEEISILRPTHIALQTQLGDFDQRTMLRQIELWGSRIIPAIRKELKSGRGKVAGEAVSA from the coding sequence ATGGAATTCGGCGTATTCATTCTGGCGCAGCAGCGCGGCTATCATCAGAGCTCGCAGCAGGTCATCAACAACGCCGTCGAGCAGACCGTAGCCGCCGAGCAGGCCGGCTTCGATACGGCCTGGTATGCCGAGCACCATTTCAACAATTACAGCCTCTGCCCCTCGCCGCTGATGATGGTCGCGCATTGCGCCGGCCTGACCAAGCGCATCCGGCTCGGCTCTGCCGTCTGCGTGTTGCCGCTGTATCACCCGGCGCGGCTGCTCGGCGAAATCGGCTTTGCCGACACGGTCTCGAACGGGCGTCTCGATCTCGGCATCGGCTCGGGCTACCAGAAGTTCGAGTTCGACCGCTTTGGCGTGGACCTCGAACATTCGCACGCGCTGTTCGCCGAATTCTACGACGTCCTTCACGCGGGCATGCAGCAGCGCATCTTCTCCTATTCCGGCGAGCACCTGAAGATGCCGCCGACCGCCATCGCGGTGCGCACGGTGCAGAAGCCGATGCCGCCGATCTGGGTCACGTCCGGCCACGGCGAGACGCTCGGCCGCGCCATTCGCGACAACCACAATCTGTTCGTCACTGCGCTGCTGAACGGCCTCGATGCCATCAAGGCCCTGCGCGAACGCCTCGAGGGGATCGCCGCCAACGAAGGCCGCTCCATCGACGACACGCGCTTCGGCTTCCTGCGCTGCGCCTATGCCAGCGACAATGACAGCGAGATCCAGTCGTACCTGGACAATGCGCGCTTCCAGCGCCGGCTCTCCGAAAGCTTGAAGTTCCGACGCGCCCAGAGCGACGACGGCTATCTGATCAAGGAAGAGGCCGGGCCGAACGACATGAGCCTGGAGACGATGCGGGACAACCTGCCCGTCGGCAGCGTCAACCAGGTGATCGACCGCATGCTGGAAGAGATCAGCATTCTCAGACCGACCCACATCGCGCTTCAGACCCAGCTCGGCGATTTCGACCAGCGCACGATGCTGCGCCAGATCGAGCTATGGGGCAGCAGGATCATTCCCGCGATCCGGAAAGAGCTGAAATCCGGCCGTGGCAAGGTCGCAGGCGAAGCCGTTTCGGCGTAA
- a CDS encoding MarR family winged helix-turn-helix transcriptional regulator produces the protein MALAKESTPVSARNGADQEAEYRAQTRVWLRLLACTTLIEGELRRRFREEFDFTMPRFDVLAQLDREPSGLVLGELPKRLMVSAGNLTPIVDRLVADGYITRTASNLDRRVQIVCMTVEGRKTFRRMAKSHGAWLAELLADFPADRFDGLIGELDDLKGAVRDALQKP, from the coding sequence TTGGCGCTCGCGAAGGAGTCCACGCCTGTTTCAGCCAGGAATGGGGCGGATCAGGAGGCCGAGTACAGGGCTCAAACGCGAGTTTGGCTCCGGCTGCTCGCCTGCACGACCTTGATCGAGGGGGAGCTGCGGCGCCGGTTCCGTGAAGAGTTCGATTTTACCATGCCCCGCTTCGATGTTCTCGCCCAGCTCGACCGCGAGCCGAGCGGTCTCGTGCTGGGAGAGCTGCCCAAGCGCCTGATGGTCTCGGCCGGGAACCTCACGCCGATCGTGGACCGCCTCGTCGCGGATGGATACATCACCCGCACAGCGTCGAACCTCGACCGCCGCGTGCAGATCGTCTGTATGACGGTCGAAGGCCGCAAGACCTTCAGGCGAATGGCCAAGAGCCACGGCGCATGGCTCGCCGAGCTGCTGGCGGATTTCCCGGCGGACCGGTTCGACGGATTGATCGGCGAGCTCGACGACCTCAAGGGCGCCGTCAGGGACGCGCTGCAAAAACCCTGA
- a CDS encoding LysR family transcriptional regulator, protein MNRLQAMELFVSAVREGSFSAAGRRVGLSPASVSRYIGELEAQLGVQLLNRSTRHLGLTDAGKIFFQRTEQVLHGIEDAEAAALSLQTAPRGTLRVHSRTLFGIRVLSPLIPGFQKLYPELKVELRLSERRPQLREDEFDVDFQIQAAKDPGLMLRRLLRSERILVASPDYVGRMPKLREPEDITRHNCLTYWMGPDDVVWKFMRRNRLREIVVPSSFGSNNGVVLCDLAVAGHGIALLDDYTVAEQLKSGRLVRLLPGFRVTNSTFDEGIYATFLQSSYLPEKIRVFVDYMAENVPRQVKRSAQ, encoded by the coding sequence ATGAATCGCCTCCAGGCCATGGAATTGTTCGTCAGTGCCGTCCGTGAGGGCAGCTTTTCCGCGGCCGGGCGCCGTGTCGGGCTCTCCCCGGCGTCCGTGTCGCGCTACATCGGCGAGCTCGAGGCGCAGCTCGGCGTGCAGCTCCTGAACCGCAGCACGCGCCATCTCGGATTGACCGACGCCGGCAAGATCTTCTTCCAGCGGACCGAGCAGGTCCTGCACGGTATCGAGGACGCCGAAGCCGCAGCGCTTTCGTTGCAGACCGCGCCGCGCGGAACGCTACGGGTGCACTCGCGGACGCTGTTCGGCATCAGGGTGCTCTCGCCGCTGATCCCGGGCTTTCAGAAGCTCTATCCGGAACTGAAGGTGGAGCTGCGCCTGTCGGAGCGCCGTCCCCAGCTTCGCGAAGATGAATTCGACGTCGATTTCCAGATCCAGGCGGCGAAAGACCCAGGCCTCATGCTGCGAAGGCTGCTGCGGAGCGAGCGGATTCTCGTGGCCTCGCCGGACTACGTCGGCCGGATGCCGAAATTGCGCGAGCCGGAGGACATCACCCGCCACAATTGCCTGACCTACTGGATGGGCCCTGACGACGTCGTCTGGAAGTTCATGCGCAGGAACAGGCTGCGCGAGATTGTCGTGCCGTCGTCCTTCGGCAGCAACAATGGTGTGGTGCTGTGCGATCTCGCCGTTGCCGGCCACGGCATCGCCCTGTTGGACGACTATACCGTGGCGGAACAGCTGAAGAGCGGGCGCCTGGTCCGCCTGTTGCCGGGCTTCCGGGTGACGAACTCCACCTTCGACGAAGGAATCTACGCCACCTTCCTCCAGAGCAGCTATCTGCCGGAGAAGATCAGGGTCTTCGTGGACTACATGGCCGAGAACGTGCCAAGGCAGGTCAAGAGATCGGCGCAGTAG
- a CDS encoding flavin reductase family protein — protein sequence MTDFRSVEAAEFRLAMRNLASGVAIVATGTETARRGLTVSSVTSLCMDPPCLLVGVNSSSETHTAILANGRFGISLLGSGQEDLALRFAGGAKGIDRFATAPWEQGVLDVPLLEPAIGALECVLHHHQMVGTHGLFIGRIVATRGGNGNPLVNFQGALRALPQG from the coding sequence ATGACCGATTTCCGCTCAGTCGAAGCCGCGGAGTTTCGGCTGGCCATGCGTAACCTCGCGAGCGGCGTCGCAATCGTGGCGACGGGAACAGAGACGGCGCGGCGCGGGCTGACGGTCAGCTCCGTGACCTCGCTGTGCATGGACCCGCCCTGCCTGCTCGTCGGCGTCAATTCGAGCTCCGAAACCCACACCGCCATCCTAGCCAACGGCCGCTTCGGGATCAGTCTCCTCGGCAGCGGGCAGGAAGATCTGGCGCTGCGTTTCGCCGGTGGCGCCAAGGGCATCGACCGCTTCGCGACGGCGCCGTGGGAGCAAGGCGTGCTTGACGTGCCATTGCTCGAGCCTGCGATCGGCGCGCTGGAATGCGTGCTGCACCATCATCAAATGGTCGGCACGCACGGCCTCTTCATCGGCAGGATCGTGGCCACCCGCGGTGGGAACGGCAATCCCCTGGTCAATTTTCAGGGCGCGCTGCGCGCGTTGCCGCAGGGTTAA
- a CDS encoding SMP-30/gluconolactonase/LRE family protein — MSAVRITRIGTTKDQLGESPVWDERRQRLFWIDALAGSIHALDPVTGATEQFGAPAPIGSLALRRDRGAVLALRHGFARYDFDMRVLTEGPSIGLDHPKVRLNDGKADPYGRFVAGTMHGDRAPDEAPLGGLYRLDASGALELLETDLAVSNGPCFSPDGRTFYLADSARRIIWAYDYSQDGPLANKRVFVNTEAQDSGCDGATIDAEGYIWSVLVRIGKIARFAPDGTIVRTVDMPIRHPTSVTFGGTDLDILYVTSISRSHALGDDRPDAGGLFAVEGLGVRGPPAHRFGPA, encoded by the coding sequence ATGAGCGCGGTCCGGATCACGCGAATCGGCACGACGAAGGACCAGCTCGGCGAAAGCCCGGTCTGGGATGAGCGCCGACAGCGCCTCTTCTGGATCGACGCGCTGGCCGGATCGATCCACGCCCTCGACCCCGTCACCGGCGCGACCGAGCAATTCGGCGCGCCCGCGCCGATCGGGTCGCTGGCGCTGCGGCGCGACCGCGGCGCTGTGCTCGCACTACGCCACGGATTTGCGCGCTACGATTTCGACATGCGCGTGCTGACCGAAGGTCCGTCGATCGGGCTCGACCACCCGAAGGTGCGGCTGAACGACGGAAAGGCCGATCCCTATGGACGGTTCGTGGCAGGCACGATGCACGGCGACCGCGCCCCGGATGAAGCGCCGCTCGGCGGCCTCTACCGCCTGGACGCATCGGGCGCGCTGGAGCTGCTGGAGACGGACCTCGCCGTGAGTAACGGACCGTGCTTCAGCCCCGACGGACGGACGTTCTATCTTGCCGACAGCGCAAGACGGATCATCTGGGCCTATGACTACAGCCAGGATGGCCCCCTCGCGAACAAGCGCGTCTTCGTCAACACGGAGGCGCAAGACTCCGGTTGCGATGGCGCGACGATCGATGCGGAGGGGTATATCTGGTCGGTCCTCGTGCGCATCGGCAAGATCGCGCGGTTTGCGCCTGACGGCACGATCGTGCGGACGGTCGACATGCCGATCCGCCATCCGACCAGCGTGACGTTCGGGGGAACCGATCTCGATATTCTGTACGTGACATCGATCTCGCGCAGCCACGCTCTCGGCGATGACCGCCCGGATGCCGGCGGCTTGTTCGCCGTCGAAGGCCTCGGCGTTCGCGGACCGCCGGCGCACCGGTTTGGCCCGGCCTGA